In Deltaproteobacteria bacterium, a genomic segment contains:
- a CDS encoding glyoxalase, which yields MDRSVRFFTDVLGFEPVSDVEVAGEDYERLEGVFGLRMRVVRLRLGEEAIELTEYLAPRGRPIPADARSNDRSFQHVAIVVSDIDRAYRRLREHRAEHVSAGPQRLPDWNPKAG from the coding sequence ATGGACCGCTCCGTCCGCTTCTTCACCGACGTCCTCGGGTTCGAGCCCGTCTCGGACGTCGAGGTGGCGGGCGAGGACTACGAGCGCCTCGAGGGCGTCTTCGGGCTGCGCATGCGCGTCGTGCGTCTGCGGCTGGGCGAGGAGGCGATCGAGCTGACGGAATACCTGGCGCCGCGCGGCCGGCCGATCCCCGCGGACGCGCGCAGCAACGACCGCTCGTTCCAGCACGTCGCGATCGTCGTGAGCGACATCGACCGGGCGTACCGGCGGCTGCGAGAGCATCGCGCCGAGCACGTCTCGGCCGGGCCGCAGCGCCTGCCCGACTGGAACCCCAAGGCTGGC